From the genome of Gemmatimonadaceae bacterium:
AAGCTCGAGTTCATACGTTGCCGTGAACGGTTCTGGATTGCATGAGGCTGACAACTTCAGACGACGAAGTTTAGCTACACATTCGGCTTACAGATTGCTGCGGAAGATCCTTCGGCGAACGGGCGTTTCCCTGATGGCAATCGCCAGACCGCGTCCAATGCTTTACTCTTGACCGGCAAACGACCGTGATGGTGTTGCGCGAGAGGACTGAGATGCAAGCGCGTGATGTGATGTGCCCAAACCCGTCCGTCGTGACGCGGAACGAGAGCGTAGCCCGAGCGGCCACGATGATGCGCGAACGGCATGTGGGCGTCCTCCCCGTGATCGACGATCTGCGGACGCGCCACCTCGTCGGCATCGTGACCGCCCGCGACATCGTCGTGAGAGGCGTGGCGGCGGATCGACAAGGCGACCGCTGTATCGCGGACCTGATGACTCAGCCGCCCCTGGCCGTCGTGCACGTCGATGACGACGTCGACGACGTCGTGGACGTGATGAATCGAGAGCGGGTTCGACGACTGCCCGTCGTCGACGACCGGCAACGCGTCGTTGGCATCGTCGCGATGAGCGACGTCACGAAGCGGCTCTACGGCCGTCTACGCGGCGCGTTCCATCCGGGAGCGATCGGCCACCGCGACGACTGAGCAAGCCGTTACGGAATGTCGGACGGGTCCACCAGATGGACCTGCACTTGATAGCGCGGAAACTCCGTCGCTTCCTCTTTGTGCGCGGCGGCGACGAGATCTTTGGCCTCGAACTCCGCCCTGATCTCCGCGATCTCGGCTTCCTGCTCCGGTGTGAGCTCCCAGTCTTCTTCGTCCGTGTCTACGTCGACGGGGATGGAGAGCAGATATTCGGTGTCGATGATCCCGACGTCGGTGGTCTCGATCAAGACGCCGTCCTCACGCCGCAGCTCGAGGGCGAGCGCCTCCTCTTGATCCGTCGCGGCGAGTACGTCCGCGTGTAGTGTGGGATCAGGACCAAGCATATACTCGGCGCGCATCGCCGGCGCGACCCCCGCGGCGATGGGGAGTAAGCGCTCCCCGATCGGCGTCGGATGGAGCCAGCCGCACCGGAAGCCGCGGGGACGGTAGATGAAGCCGAGGTCTGTGGTGCCCAACGCCCGGCCGCGACTGAAGATCGTATAGAGCAAAGAGCCGCCTGACGGTGACGGGCACAAGATGGCGAGCTACCATTGAAGGCCCGTCACCAAAACCCCCCGGG
Proteins encoded in this window:
- a CDS encoding CBS domain-containing protein, whose protein sequence is MQARDVMCPNPSVVTRNESVARAATMMRERHVGVLPVIDDLRTRHLVGIVTARDIVVRGVAADRQGDRCIADLMTQPPLAVVHVDDDVDDVVDVMNRERVRRLPVVDDRQRVVGIVAMSDVTKRLYGRLRGAFHPGAIGHRDD